ATCCAGTCGGTCGCAGCGTGATGCAAGCTCGACCAGGGTGTCTCGCGAGGTCGCCCGGAACGATACGACATCGAAGCCGGCCAAGCGCGGCTGATCCGCGCAGTATCGCCTGTCGCGGAGGGCGATCGTCACGCCACCGGTCGCGTCGACCAGTTGCACGCCTCGCACCTGGCCGTGCTCGGCGAATTCGAACTGTCGGCGCAGGCCCAGCACGTCTCGGTACCAGGCGGCGCTCCGCACGAGATCGGTCACCGGGAGTTTGACGAATCGGAATCTGAAGTCGGACATTCGTATGAGGTTGCCAGGGCCGACGCACCCATTCAACGCCCCCTGATGAGATCTTCCGCGATCGGACGTGACATGCGCGGCCCCTTGTCCGTCCGCGCGCCTGCGGGTGAAGCGTCAGGTGTTGCAGAATGCAACACCTGAACTGGAACCGGTGGACGCGGCTACGGCAGCAGGTCGTCGATGTCGGAGCGGCGACGCCGGGCGACGCGTTGATCGACCGCGGCGGTGCGGGCGTTTGCCGCTGCCGCGGCCCGGTCCGCCGCAATCACGGCGGGCAGAAGCTTCTCGAGGGCGTCGAGCCACCGCTGAGCGAGTTCGTCGGATCCGGCAGGTGCCTGGTCGGTTGGAGTCGCCGTGGCGAACAGGTGGGCCAGGTCATCGCGGGCCTCGGCGACAAGGCCTTCGCGGGCGGAGTGCTGATGCGCGTCGAGCACGGTCCGGACGGCGTCCAGGGCGGACTGGGCGGCGCGCTCGACGGCGTCGTCGGCGAGCTGGCGCAGGCGTTCGGCGACCCGGGCGCGGTCGTCGTCGCCGGCGTTGGCGGGATCGTCAGCGACCGCGGCGAGGACGGCCGGCGCCAGCTCGTGGCGCAGCTCGGCGGCCTGCAGGATCGCGACGGCCTGATCGACGGCGGCCTGCCGGGCGACCGCGTGGACGCGTTGCCGGGTCTGGGTGTCGAGGTGGTTCTGCCACAGTTGCTCGGCGGACGCCGACATCGCGGGTGGGGGTTCTGGTTCGGCCTGGTGGCGGGTGGCGGTGCAGCCGGTGATGGCGGTGGCCTCGCGGAGCCGGCTGATGGCGGCCTCCCGGCGTTGGTCCCAGTCGAGGCCGATCATGCCGACGCCGGCGTCGGGGTGTCGGGTGAGCAGCCACCCGGTCCACAGGTGGCCGATATCTTCGCGGAGGCCGGGGTGGGTGAACCAGCAGGGCGGGAGGACGGTGGCCGGGATCCGGTAGGTGGCGCGGAGCCAGCTGATCCAGTCGGTCAGTTCGGTCAGCTGGTGGGCGTAGGTGCTGGGGTCGAGGTCGTCCCAGCACACCACCATCGGGACGGGTGGTGTGCCGGGCTGACCCCCGAACATGCTCGGGTCGAGCGCAGGTTGGCTCACCGGCTGGTCCCGCGGGCCGGCTGCGGGCGCTGGTAGGCGGCTTCGGCGACGCCGCCGAGGCCGGTCTGGGCGGCGTGCAGCCGCCGACCTTCTTGTTCCTGGCCCTGTTCGCGGGCTTCGGCGACGGCGTCGACCAAGCCGATGAGGTGCCGGCGAACCTGCTGGCCGAGATCGTCGTACTCGGCGGAGCGGGCGGGGTCGGGTTCCCCGTCGCCGGCCGCGATCATGCCGAGCGTGCCGGTGTCGGCGCCCTGCTTGGTGAAGCGGGTGCCTGGGGTGTCGGCAAGGAAGACGTAGCTGAACGGGCCGATCTGCCCGGGCGGCCGCAGGACGGTGACGGTTCGGCCGGCGAACGAGGCGTCCAGGGCGATGATGTCGTCCCAGTCGTCGCCGGGCCGCACGGTCTCCGGCCGCAGGGCCGGTTCGAGGCCGGCCGGGTCGGGTTGGTCGTCCGGGGTGATCGTGTCCCACACGGCCGACTCGTCCAGGACCTGTTTGACGTGGCCGGCGAGTTCGACGTGTTCGCCGGTGAATCCGCGTCGTTGGCCCTGACCCCTGATCAGGGACAGTGCCGCCTCCGCGGCCGCCAGGTCGGTCTCGACGGCATCGGCGCGGGTGACGTCGGCGTCGTCACCGACCGGGACGGATTCCACCGGTCCCGGCTCGGCGCGGTCGGGGACCTGGTCGCCGGCGCTCTGGGCGTGGGCGCGTTGCTCGGCCTCCCGGGCCAGGACCACGGATGGTTCGACGGTGGGCGTCCACCACCGGTACGCGTCGTAGGCGGCCTCGTCCGGGGTGGCCCTTCGGGTCTGCCGTTGCAGGTATCGGTCGAACGCCAGCCGGGCCTCGTCGGCGCGGAGCCGAAAGTCCTCGCGGAGCGACTGCAGGACGTGGGCGGTGAAGTGCTCGTTGTGGTCGACGTCGTCGACGGGTGCGGCGTTCACAGGGACCTCCCGTTCGCCGGCGCCGGATCCAGAACAGGGGAGGGCGCGACCCCGGCCGTCGGAACCGCCATCGCCGGCGCGGCAGCTGGGGCGGGGTCGTTGACGACGGGGATGTCGCGGCCGTTCTCCCGGACGACGGAGACGACGTCGCTGACCCGGGCGGTGCGGGTGTGCACGTCCATGTCGGTGGGCAGGTTCCAGCTCGTGGTCGCCGCGGTCCAGCGGAAGCCGTGGTCCTTCAGGGTGCGGTGCAACGCGGTGGCGGTCCGCCCCACACCGACAACCATCGTCGCCTCGCTGGTGTGGTGGATCGTCGGCGTCGTGTCCGCGGCGACATCCCGTCCGCTGCCGACCGCGGGCGACTCGTCGTTGATGGTGAGGGTGACGGTGCGGGCGTAGACCTTGACGATGGCGCCGGTGGAGCCGTCGCGGCGGTCGAACAGTTCCAGTTCCGGGCGTCCTTCGACGGTGACCCGGTCGCCCTTGTGCAGGGTGTCGCCGGCGTCCTCGGCGGCCCGACCGAACAGGCTGACGTTGAAGAACTCGGGGTCGGTGGAGGTCCATACGCCGTTGCGCTTGACCCGGTCGTGGCTGGCGACCCGCAGGCGGGCCCAGCTGGTGCCGGCGTTGCTGACCCCGAAATCGGGATCGGCGGTGAGGTTGCCCTCGATGGTGATCCGTGCGGACATGACATTCTCCCAACTCTGCCGGGATGGGCGGGTGCGGGGCCGGCGCCGTTGGCCATTCGGCGTCCCGGCCCGCCGGCGTGCATTGACACGCCACCGATGAATGCCGCCCGACCGGATGAGCTATCCCGGCCTACCGCCCGGCCGGGCCGTGTTCTCTGCCGGGCATACTGGCTTGCTTTTACAGCGTCCGGCCCGGCGTCCTGGGGGATTGTTCGAACTCGGCCGGCGCTTGCCGTCGGGAATCAATGGCCAGCCGGCGAAGCATTTCGGTCAAACGTCGGTGGTCCGCATGGTGCGACGGATTCGCTGATTGGCCGGGCTGACGGCCCAATGGTTCGGGACCGAAAATGCCCCAGCGTTCCCGATACGCCGCGAGAATGCGAACCACGGCATATCGCCGATCGTCGGGAATTGACTCCGGAATGGCTCGGGTCCATTGTTCGCCGGAATTGATCGCGTCGCCGGCGAGTTGGTCGGCGCGTTGTTCGATCAATTCGTACCGTTTGCGGATGCCATCGACCAGTTCCGGATCCGACAATCCGGCGGTGGCATCGACAACAATGCCCGCCACTAATACCGGACCGCGGCCACCGGGGCGGGTGCGCAGCTGGGTGCGAATGGCGGTGGTGAGGGTCTGCGCGGTGAGCGTGTCCGGCCGGCGGGCACCGACGATGACCGGCAATTGCCGGTGCAGGTCCATCCCGGTGGAATGGGCGTGGCGGATTGCCAGGACCAGGTCGGGGAAATGGTCGTCGTCGAGGATGCGGCGGACTGCGGGGGTGTCACCCAGGACCGTCAGGAGCAGTTCGGCGGCGGCCTGGTCGTGGGCGTAACCGGCGATGGCGTCGGCCTCGTCGGCGAGCTGCCCGATGGACACGGCCCGCTCCTGCACGGCCTGG
This genomic window from Nakamurella multipartita DSM 44233 contains:
- a CDS encoding single-stranded DNA-binding protein, with translation MSARITIEGNLTADPDFGVSNAGTSWARLRVASHDRVKRNGVWTSTDPEFFNVSLFGRAAEDAGDTLHKGDRVTVEGRPELELFDRRDGSTGAIVKVYARTVTLTINDESPAVGSGRDVAADTTPTIHHTSEATMVVGVGRTATALHRTLKDHGFRWTAATTSWNLPTDMDVHTRTARVSDVVSVVRENGRDIPVVNDPAPAAAPAMAVPTAGVAPSPVLDPAPANGRSL
- a CDS encoding VOC family protein codes for the protein MSDFRFRFVKLPVTDLVRSAAWYRDVLGLRRQFEFAEHGQVRGVQLVDATGGVTIALRDRRYCADQPRLAGFDVVSFRATSRDTLVELASRCDRLDVRHADIQDLPPFVSTLDLYDPDDTVLRFAFDHPTAPKGFVGVDVGDSGPTLYSEPRLDY